A window of Macrotis lagotis isolate mMagLag1 chromosome 1, bilby.v1.9.chrom.fasta, whole genome shotgun sequence genomic DNA:
AAAATCCCAGTTCAGGATTGAGTTTTGAAAATCTGACTTTCTAGATAgactcctctccccacccccaccccatgcaTACCTGAGTAATCATAGAACTTAGAAAAATATTAGTAACTATTTATGTTACtccaattctgttttgctctttgaGATCAAACTCAGGAGACTAACACTTGATAATTTAATCTCCATAAGGGACAATTACGACAGGAATAGTAAAGCAGAGCCTTCTATCTGATCTTCTGACCAAGTGCCTCCCATCTCATACTACCCTTGCCTTTGCCCAGTCTCTAATTTCCCTTAGGAAGAGGAATTGTGTCTTCCATTCAGTGATGAACATTCTCATGACAAGTCATACTCTTCATATTCAGTGATCCTGAAGCCCTTAAATTATCATACAAACACTCATTCCTCATCTTTCCCATCACCTGATTCCTTATTtgatctaattattattttttaggtcaAAAGGCATGTAGGCAGGTCATGAAGGCAGCTGTAAGTAGCCAGGAAAAGATTTAAAACAAGTCATAGAAGGGAGGTGACAAGCAACACCACTACTAGTTCTGTgtcccaaagaaataataaaaaaagggaaaagaaccctcatgtacaaaaatatttataccaactttttgtggtgacaaagaattcaCCTCTGCCCCTGTGAGAGAGGTATGctatttattaatatctttttaataaaaaaccattttaatcactctgaactaagtattcatgatccatttataaTAAGCATGGTAGAGAGGGAAAGATAGAGAGGGCAGATtccattctggggggggggtgagtgcTTGAACCTTTAAAGAACTTAGATTTGATAAGGAGTAAGGCCTTTATCATGTGAGACAGAGGTGAAGAAGTAGGATGAAAGAAGGCATCTGAGTGGGAGGAAATTAGGGAACTCACAgcaaatggcctcaattttttctgtAAACCAGAGGTTCTGAGTATAGAGGATGGGGGAGAAAGAGCCACTGGAGATTTGAAAAAGGATGAAACGTTTTGGAAGAGTTACTATGAAGAATGGAAAATGAGTGTTGATGAGGGAGCAATAGAAAAATTGCCTAGAAGTAGTTTTGGTCCAGCTGAGGCTATGTAATATCTATTTGTAGTGGTCCCAGTCAGAGTGGCTGAGtgattttgttcttcattcagcAGCATGTGTGTAGAAGGTAGCAATGGTGAGAGTAGGTAAAGTCAAGGTTGAGACTTGGCAGGATATAATCCAATATATGAAAGGAGTCTAAGGATTCAATAGAAGAGGACAATGTAGAGTTGACTTGACTCACCAAGGGGTAAAGATGGGGAAGAGAAAGTAATTAATTCAAGAGAGATGGCAAGGGAAGGTGTCAAGGGACTGGAGATCCTGGTGGGAACAAAGAATAGGGTTTTATAGGGGAAGCtaaagagacaaaaggaaaaccAATAAATAATGGTTGGATTTCTTGAACAGGGAGGTGGTGTACAGAGACTATGattatctttgtgtgtgtggcTAAACTGAGGGGGGAAAAGTAATTCATGAGAAGTGAGCAAGTTAAGGTACTGGGCTGATTAGGAATTTGATGGAGAATATGCTAACATCTCCTTCAAAGAGCAAAATTGTGAGCCAGAACTTCTTGAGGAAGGGTAGTGACCttgatgggggggtgggggagaacaTTGAAGTGGCACTGGGTAATACAGAATATTTTAACTGTCCTACCTCTAACACTAATGAGGTAAAAATGCAGCCAGTACTGGAAAGGGTAGACAGGGAGGTTTCAACATCAGAGGAAAATCAGATCTCAGTAATGAGAAATGGAAggagtgggaaagaaaaaaaagctttagaATGAAGAGATATTATTCATATGGAATAGGCATTCCAACCAGTACAGCTAAATTGTTTTGAATGGGAGGGATGGGAATAAGGTCATGGGAGAGATGAGGAATAAGTGTTTGTATGATAATTTAAGGGCTTTGGAACCTCCAAGGACCTGTCTTGAGAATGTTCATCCCTGAATTGAAGGCACAATTCCTCTTCCTAAGAGAAATTAAAGATTGGCAAAGGCAAGGGCAGTATGAGATGGGAGGCACTTGGTCAGAAGATCAGATATTCCTGTCTTAATTGCCCTTTATGGAGGTTATTTTTGCAGCTGTGTCAAAGATGGCttggacaggggcggctaggtggcacagtggataaagcaccggccttggagtcaggagtacctgggttcaaatccggcctcagacacttaataattacctagctgtgtggccttgggcaagccacttaaccccatttgccttgcaaaaacctaagggaaaaaaaaaaggatggctTGGACTTAAAAGGAGACTAATAAGGATCCTATTGCAGTCATCTGGGAACTACTAAattagggaagggagaagggtgCAGTGACAGAGTCCTTAAagagtcatatatatgtatatatttaaatatatacctatatgtaaGATTGCACCtatacatacatttattcatttgcttGTTTGTTGGGAAAACGAGGCCCAGAAAGGGGAGATACGGATCCTGACTCTCAATGTCATCAGGTTTTTCTGACCACCAAGTCCTAAAAGAGAGGAATTCTGGGTGAGTTCGGAAAGGGCAGGGCCGGGGTCTGCATGGGCACCACAGGCCCCGCGACCAGCTCCGGGGGGCTCGGAGTCGGGAATCCGCCCAGTCGCTGCCTCACCTcgcccttctgtaaaatgagggcgaGGGGCTCCCTCTCCAGGGCTGTTTTGAGATCGATCGAGGCCGCCTATCTAGAAAGTTCTTTGCCAACCCGAAAGCGCGGGTTATTATTGATCATTGGGGGGGGGCGGAGGCGGGGCCGCGGGAGGGGCCGGGGCATCCTCACCAGTAGTAGGTGACGGTGCAGGCCCCGCACACTCGCTCGGCCGGGGCTTCGCACACCTCGCACCGCAGCTTGCGCCCCTTGGGCACCGCCAGCGGGTAGACCTCGTTCATGGCGACCGCCGCCCGCGCGTCCGTTGCCGGGCGCCCGCGCTTCCGGCGGCCCCCTCTTCCCGTCACGTGACGGGGCGCTCCCGAGCCAAAGCCTCAATGGGCGGGGCTTGGGCCGAGCACGCGCTCTGGCGCAGCGAGCGCGGCCGGGCCCCGGACGGCAGGGGGCGCGCGCGGGCTGCCGCCTCcgcctccccctctcctccctgggcccccccccccccgcggcctGGGCCCGGATAATCTGCTCCCGTTCAGGGGGCGCCGCGGCGTCCGGGGAGGCACTGGGGAAGAGACAGGGAATCAAATGGCTTCTCCCTTTGGGTTCGGCCCGTGGCGAAGGCACTGATCCAggcgggtggggggggggggggtcctgggGTTCGCCACGATTGACTTGAGGGAGAGTGAGCGCCCCCTTCCGGAGGCCTCCGAGCCACGCGGCGGGGACGGCTCGGGAGCGCCGCCCGGAGGCGGAGTCCCGGCACGCCCGGGGGGGCGGTGCCACGGGCGCGCCGCCCTCTTCCGGGCTCCCGTCCCCCGCCCGCGCCGCCGTTGCCACGGCGACGGAGGCGGGGCTCCGGGCTCCGCCCCCGCGGCGGCTGCGCAGTGAGCGGCGCCCGGGCTGACTggcggcggcggcccgggccAGCGCGGGCGTGCGGACCGATGGCGGAGGGCGGCCTGGGCCCCGAGTTCCCGGAGCCCCCCGGCGTGGCGCGGAGCGCCGCGCTCATGCAGCGCTTCGCCGCGCGGCTGGGCGCCCAGGGCCGGCGGGTGGTGCTGGTCACGTCGGGCGGCACCAAGGTGCCCCTGGAGGCGCGCACCGTGCGCTTCCTGGACAACTTCAGCAGCGGGCGGCGCGGCGCCACCTCGGCCGAGCGCTTCCTGCGCGCCGGCTACGGCGTGCTCTTCCTGCACCGCGCGCGCTCCGCCTTCCCCTTCGCGCACCGCTTCCCGCCGCAGAGCTGGCTCGCGGCGCTGCGGCCGGCCCAGGGCGAGCCCGAGGGCCCCGGCGGCCGCCTGCTGCTGGAGGCCGAGGCCGCGGCGCTGCCCGGCTTCGCCGACGCCCTGCGCCGCTACCAGGAGGCCGCCGGGGCCGGCACCTTCCTGGCCGTGGAGTTCACCACCCTGAACGACTACCTGCACCTGCTGCAGGCCGCGGCCCAGGCGCTCAGCCCGCTCGGTACGGGGCCAGACCCGGGGTCCGGCGCGGCCGCCGACCTTGCCCCCGCCCGCCCCCTCTGTATGACCCCACTGGGCCCGGGGTTCCGGCCACGTGTCTGGCTCCTCCTACAGGTTCACCTGCTCGTCCGGGATCCTGTAGCTAACCGTGCCCGAGCGGGACTGAACTCACACCCACCTGCCCGAGGCAGGCCCTGCAtcccctgtcctctttctctttccaggCTCCTCGGCAATGTTTTACCTCGCTGCGGCTGTGTCGGACTTCTATGTGCCCGCCTCCGAGTTGCCCGAGCACAAGATCCACTCCTCTGGAGGCTCCCTGCAGGTGTGAAACACTTCTTTTCCCCATCCAGACTTAGTGGTGCCCCCCATTTCTGAGCAAGGGCCAGTTTGCCCTTTACGTGGATTAGACTCTGATAGAGAGATCAAAGCAAGTGTGGTCAGGATGCTCCGAAATCCAGAGGCAATTAATTAGGTTAGAACTTGAGGGGGACCCAGGGATGTAAGatgcaattatatatatttataacatataacCTTAGCAAATGATGCTGCAGAAATTTTCTGTGTTTAAAGAGGATAACTTAGATGCATGATTACAGTGTTGGAGCTGTGAAGTTAGATTAATCTAATTCAAGGCCCTTTGTGCAATCTTTGCtcttaaatgatttcttcctttctccttttccccctctttcccttcctccctcttggctttcttcctttcctccaatttcttttttattaaatacttctcCAACCCTAATAGCAGAgcaattattatataaataacttCGAGAATCTGCAATGTCATCCTTGTAGGTACACCTTCCATATACATAGATGACAACTCATCCACTGAGTTACTGAGCCTaaaaacaaatttacattttGTCAACCTAGTCTGACCGGATTTAGCTAGATTGCTTCTTAGGTCGCAGGACGTTGCCAGGTGTGTTGGGAAATCTCTCCTGCTTGATGGGACCTGCCTGAGGTTGTATTCTACTAAAGCTAGCCTTGCAGAACTTTTTGCTGTGCAGAAAGCATTTATAAAACTATTGGACTTAGCCAGTTTTTTGAAGTTCAGgtctttgactcagttttctgttaGCACTGATGCTCAGTGGTAAAAGAAGCAGTGTTGGACTCCCATCAATCCTATGGGCTTTccaaaaatgttttgataattcTGGCAAGATTCCAAGGGACAAGGGTCTGAAGAGACAAGGATAAGTAGTGAGTCCCCtgatttacataaatatttactgTTTATCTCCCCTGTAGCTCCTTCACAAATCTGCCCTTGactccaaaataaataaactctttatcTAAGTCAAGGTTGTACACTGTATTGATCCATGTAACTATCATTTGACATTCATTTTAGGTATGTGGTCTGTGTACAAATTAGTAGATTAAattcttatttgaaaaattagtaagaaaattttactattttttacaTAGAAATATCTTTTTCCTTGTACTTTAAATAAATTTACGCAGTGAACTACCTCATGAATTAGAGAAGTATTTTCAGTTATCTAGCATTTATTAATCCCCAGCTGTGTGCATGCACTAAAGCCAACCTTTCTATCACACCAAATGTAATTCTTGCATATTACTTCCTGGACATCAATTTTCTCAATCGTAggaccaggagggaagggaataaacctTTCCCTACACTTGTGTAGTGTTTGCCACTTCCATAGCTGTCATCTGTAAAACTCCTCAAAGACCCATCCACCTGCAAGATCTGCTTTTTGGTTCCTGTTGACAGTGTTATGAGTTGGAGACAATCTCCTAAGGCCCATTTTGCCTCTTTCTGTCTACATTCTCTTCAAGCAGTGTGGCAATCACTGGTCTAGGTATTTAGGATATAAAGCCATAAAGGAGACTTGTGGGGGGGGGCAGACAACACAGATGACACACAAACATAGAAGTGCAAACAAAGTAATTTTGGCAGCAGGGGCATCTGGGATGGCCTCATGGAACAAGTGGAATTTAAGCAGACTTTTGAAGGAAATTTGGGATCCCAAGAAACACTGGTGCCCTAGTTGACTGAACCAAAGATTGCatatgataaagaaggaaaggaaggctggaattgtgaaagactttaaaagtggTCAAATGAAGGTGTTTGTATTTGATTCAAGAGGATTATTAAGAATTTATTGAGCAGCTATGTGGAAAAGAAAGACTTGGAATGGGGGAATCCAATTAAGAGGCTATGGACAGGGCTAAGGGCCTAAACTAGAATGTTGATGGTGTGAGTGGGCAGGAGGGAATGGGAGTGAGGAACACCAATCTTCAAGGGTGATTCTCAGGTTATGAACCTGGGTGACAATGTTgggaaaatttagaaaagatatgttttagaaaaggagttgagtttgagatatctgtTGTTCAGtcgtgttcaactcttcatgactccactttggattttcttggtcaagatattggagtgatttgccatttttttctccaattcattttttagataaaaaaactgaggtaaacagggtgaggTGACACACCCAGGATCATCTAGTTAGGAAGAGTCCAAGGTCAGATTGATAATACATCAAGTCATGGAGCAGGATTGGAAATTCAGACTCCTGCTGGATTTGTATGTTATCTGGGAGTCTTCTACTTCTCAGTGATCATTGAACTCAAGGGACCTGGTGGTTCTTTTGACAATGCTAAATAGGAGACCAGTGCTTAGTGAGAAATTGAATGATGACCTTAGGTCTTGGAGAGATGATTGGTTGGCTGTAGAAGGAAACATGAACTCAATTGGAATGCTAGCCTGAAGTCTGCCAGGATCTCTGTATTTCACCTAGTCTTAAGATCTTATGATCTGGCAGATCTTACATGGAAAGACTCTTGGTAATTTAGTAATCAATCTAGAGTAGACACTAGGTCTGTGATCCAATGACCAGTATGGCTAAGCTTGCAGAGTTATCATCAGAATAGTTCATGTGATGAATGGTTTTTAAAGTGTAACTCAAAGACTACATCTGGGATATTTAGACATGTTAGTAGCAAGAGTAGTCACAccggagaaattttttttaaaaaaactttgaataGTCTTTTTTTTGAATGTTGGCCATTTTTATGACATTTGAGAACAGTTAAGTTTAGggaattgttttaattaatttagtttttcccctcattctttgTCAGGTTTAAAATTCAGTCCAAGTCACATATTTAGAAAGCACTTAATATTCAATTCACAGTGTTCAGCATTAGGACTACAAAGATTGAATGGAAAGCTTTCCAATTGAGTCCCTTTCTGggctccctcaatctttcccaggCAAGCGCTGGAGGAGCGGGAGACAAGGAaaacaagttctccaagatccccaagCACTCCAAGGtgtccatttattgaaccaaatgccagtgcttaaatacccttcccagtctctaatccatgcacactcccatggcacttagtaaaacaagactctggtgctcaatgacatcaggtgaagataatttacagtgctcccacaacAGCAGTTTCTAACACTGTCTCTACTCTGGAGAGTCTTACATACTACAGAGAGCTATACTGCTTGTCACCATAAGCTTATATTTTATCATTGAAGGATGAGGGAAAGTGCATTCGCAAGCAAGGGGATTTAGAAGAGCCAGAGGGAAATAGCACACAGTAGGAGCCTTGACAAACAGTTTCCTCAAAGACTAGGAGGTAGGAAATGAGACTGAATTCAGGGAACTGCTGTTGGACCAGTTTAGACAAAACTTGGTTTCCCAAACTTGGACATACTTTTGGCGAACTTAAAGGGGTCCATAGAACTAAAAAATTGTTACTGTTTCATGTAGATGTTGATAAAAAAAGATTCTCGATTAAAGATAGAGATTTAATGTCCTCTAAATTTCCCAAGAAAAGTTTTTGTTGGTCAATAATGTCCATCTTGAAGGTTGCACCAATGGGAATTTTGAGGGTGCCTTGGTTATAGCCACTCCTTTaatcaaagaaatcaagaaatgtttGTACTAgaagagagaattaaaaattTCTGACACTCAGTTTATTGCCCACATACTCATAGAAAGACCTGCCAAAAACTTTGATATGATGATCAGTCTTCTATAGTTACTTACAAGGCTAGATTAGAATATAAGAATGAATGTCTAGATAAATATAATGGAACCTCTCTAATGTACTGGTGTGAGGCTGATGGACTAACACCTGTTGAATTTATAACCTGACCTATAACCAGAATACAGGCTTCTGGGAACATAATTGGACCCACAGGCTAGTATCAGCCTTATGGTTCTACTGTACTTTTGCTTTTCAACTAGACATTCAAACAGTTGCCTAATAAAAGAGTGCTGATAGTCTGATTTCAGTCTAACTGGGAGATGTAAAACATGCTGTAAATTAACCAGTTAAGCTGGCAAAGGCACAAACTTTGTATTTACCAGCCCCTAATGTTTTCATGTGATCTTGTGCTTTTgggtttatttccatttttcttcaaatCTTGCTGGAAAGTTGGGAATACTAATCAGAAAACCAATCTCCCCTAGAAAAACACAGGTGAGATTGATAGGCAAACAGCCTCATTTAAATGATTCTGTTATAGTTCACATACTAGGtaaaagtcccttccaattctaaggaTCTCTGAGAGTGGCAATGCCTCTATTAGCAGGAGCATGATGAGAAACCTCATTCCagatttcccagttttcttttgaCAAGGACTTCAGATgtgaacatttttttcccctggtgtTAAACTTTTCTTTTCCAATACAGATAACAATGAAGATGGTGCCAAAAATGCTTTCTTCTCTTGTTAAAGACTGGGCTCCCAAAGCCTTTGTGATTTCCTTTAAGTTGGAGACAGACCCCTCAGTTGTAATTGATCATGCACGGAAGGCTCTGGAGACTTACTGTCATCAGGTCGTGGTGGCCAATATCCTTGAATCTCGGAGATCCTACGTGGTTATTGTAACCAAAGACTCAGAAACACAGTTGTCACTTTCAGACGAAGAAATGGGAAATGGTATGGCAATAGAAGAAAAGATTGTGAGTAATCTGCAGTCTCGACACatagcttttataaatgagaataattgAGGCAAAGATATTTTTTCTCCCAAATCTGAAGTTGTGACCTAGATGGTGATGTGTATAAGAGTAGTGGTTTTGCCTTtcctaaggaaaaggaaaatctgtTGGGAaggtaaaaaatgtttaaaaagaaggGGAGTATTTAATTTTACAATGGTTTGTGGTTATTTGATgctcattaaaaatgaaaatgagggcAGACCAGTTCTGGCTTAACACTAAAAGtggaaaaaggaataaaggagatatagttcttattttctatttaaaatgttttgtgaaGTGAAATAATAAATCTCagccaaaaaaattaaaggatagaaGGAATACAAAcccaaataaaaatcataaactccaaactttttatattttaattaaaatatgtcCATGTACATaaactttaacaaaataatttttgttctgtGTTCTTTTAGTGTCTTTAATTTCTGTACTTAAAAAGTTTGTTGCTTTTTAAATGTGATCATAATAGCAATTGATATTTATTAAAGTGAGATGAGATAGCTCCTTATACCTATCAAAAATTAGCCAAAAAAAAGTGTGAAattataatattcaatattgGCACAACTTTGGAAAACAGATGTGGTATTAAATTGTTGCTAGAGCTGTTTGCTTTATCATAACtccatatttctttgtatttaattgCTACTCCTTCTGGGAAAACAATAATCTCTTACCATAATTTATCCTACCATTTTCCTTTTGGATGTAGAGATTTTCAGTTAAAGTGTAAGTATCCCTTCCACATCTAGACTTTGCCCATCATGGTTTCAATGTATAATGGGTTGgcattaagaaattaaatggaaactttGGGGGACTTTGTGGAAGCCAGGAGGTGACACAGAACCCATGACCAAATAACCCAAATATTACAGTAGGGTACAATAAATACcccattaaaataaaagaaaaatattcagacttcttttctggtataagggagggccaaaaaattttacatgggtTTTCCAGATTGAAGGGAGCACTATGCCCCTTCACACCCccagatgtggaagggataacaagttatgaataatttgtttttcttttagcaaTGCCCTTGGAATAAAGATCCCTTTAGAAATGAGATCCCTTGATCAAGGAATGTGATCCCTTTTTGAGTCAcattgtgaatatttttaaacCGGTATTTTATTATGTCACATGTAGAGACcctttttgaaattcatttaaaaatattacgttctcaaggggcagctaggtggcgtagtggataaagcaccggccctggagtcaggagtacctgggttcaaatccggtctcagacacttaataattacctagctgtgtggtcttgggcaagccacttaaccccattgcctaacaaaaacctaaaaaaaaaaaaaaattaagttctccTTCCCTCACCTCCCCCTTCCCAAAATGATAAGCAATTTGGTATAGGCTCAATATAGGGAGTCACTGGATATTGCTCTTGCAATATTAAAACAGTTCACACTTCTGCCAACATTATTACAGTGTGCCTCTTTCTCAGCAGTCCTACAAATGTTGAATTTCATAATAACTTTGCTAATTTGATGGGTATATGGTGGTATCCCTTcataactttattttcaaaaaagtttaacTGGGAATTGAACCCCTAAAAACACACTTTAGTGTATCTAGCTTACAAACAAGGAAACATTTGATTCATAAGTGGTCGCAGTTTTGTCAGTCTGTACACAAAAGACAATCCCATTTTAAGCATGGCATTTGACAAAAGTTTGTTTAGTAGAGCTATATGATGTGAGAATTCACCAATTATTGGACCCTTTAATTTTGAAGTAATTTTCTCCTTACCTGGATCCATCAATGAGCACAGTGGCTCAAAGAGCTATTGGTGCTTTGTGTTCAAGGTGTCTCCTGCTTCTGGGATGTCCTGATAGCCGGCCAGGTAGACAGAGGTCCTCTTCCTTGGCCTCCTCTCCATCCAGCTAGGACATCAGTGCCTTTGGTGGAATTCTGCTTTAAGGATTCTTTAACTTCAACCACTTCATACAGGAGTGGCTGGGGAAGAGGGGAGACCCTGTTAGAATCATGAGGCTTTGGCTTAGGATCATCAGACTAAAGAGTTAGAACATTCAGTATGCAGTCTAGCCCCCCAGTAGTCCAAATTGCAAGATTCTCAGAACCTGAAGGAGTTGAGGAAACCCGAAGCtttagttatatttatttataaatgtatttataaattaggaaattgaAACTTCTGTGAGAAACTTGGTTTAAGTATATTTTTCtattccttaattcaattataATTGCAAAGCAGCATGATCAGTTCTTAACAGTGATTATACATTTGGCCAATGACTTCTTCCATCCCTTCCACTAAACAGTTGGGAATGACTGAGGCCCTGGAGTTGTGGATACATCTGTGCCTGACCTAAACTGGTATGGGACTAGAAGCAATTCTGCAGTTAGTAATTGGAGCTGAGCGACATCATGTGAGGTTAGAGAGAATTGGGTTCTAGTCTTGCCTCTGGCACATGATTTGTGTTTGGGACATCTCCAAGAGGCCAAGATAACTTGTAGAGAAGGTGAAGGGGGTCAGTGAGGCCCTCCCTCTGCCAGGAAGACCTTGTACTGGGAGGCATGTATCCATACCTCTGGATTGGAGGGAGCCCAAAGCCTAGTAGAAAGAGAAGCTGTGATGTCCCAGAGCATCAAGGCACAAGATGGGGGTAATTTTCACCTGGGGAGTGATTGACAAGTTAGAGGATGCTGAGCTGATGTTAAGGTTGGAAGGGCAACACATTTCAACCCAGCATGCTCTTGCTAGACCAAGTTGGGTCAGTGGTGAATACTTTTCCATCCACATACATAGTTTAAGTCTTAAATCTGCCTGTGTTGGCTGCTTTTGGTACAAGAATTAGAGGACCATTTCTGATCACTGCTTCTTCCAGTTTTAATCCAATCTCTTAAAAAGTGAAGGCCAGATCAGgttgatttttttacattttaaacttGCTTGAGATTGCAGAAGCTTTCACATAATCCATGATTTCTTGGAAAGGACCTACAGCATGATTTAGTCccaaactctcattttacagattaggaaacagactgggaaaggggaagaaactCAGCACAATGTTAATGTCAGATTTCCTAATTCCCACGTCAGTCTATGTGTGATCTATGCTGGCTGCCTTCCTAAATTTGTATTGAGCTCCCTGAGGGAAAGATGCTGAGATTCCAAGACGTGCAGGTGGAAAGCCCTTCCCCAGAACCTTGGGTGTGCTCTTCCTTTGTAGACCTTTGTTCAGATGAGGTCCAACCTGGCTGCTGTTCCTCCGGGAAGCTTCGCTTTGGAACTTTGCAGAGCACTGTGCACCTCCATCATGTACTTTGTAACTTTGTATGTTGTCATTAATTACCTGTGTCACCTTCCTGACAGACTCTGGTCCTAGGATCAGTTTTGGCTTGT
This region includes:
- the LOC141508835 gene encoding phosphopantothenate--cysteine ligase isoform X11, which produces MAEGGLGPEFPEPPGVARSAALMQRFAARLGAQGRRVVLVTSGGTKVPLEARTVRFLDNFSSGRRGATSAERFLRAGYGVLFLHRARSAFPFAHRFPPQSWLAALRPAQGEPEGPGGRLLLEAEAAALPGFADALRRYQEAAGAGTFLAVEFTTLNDYLHLLQAAAQALSPLGSSAMFYLAAAVSDFYVPASELPEHKIHSSGGSLQITMKMVPKMLSSLVKDWAPKAFVISFKLETDPSVVIDHARKALETYCHQVVVANILESRRSYVVIVTKDSETQLSLSDEEMGNGMAIEEKIVSNLQSRHIAFINENN